The following are encoded together in the Gouania willdenowi chromosome 14, fGouWil2.1, whole genome shotgun sequence genome:
- the smyd4 gene encoding SET and MYND domain-containing protein 4: MDLPCVQWQDHVAQKWIALESESKQNFTSLHEIDEVFRFAFNLITEDDLDLVQSISAAFSVHKDSEKAAKCRASGNCSFKSKNYTAAALHYSQGICFAPQSSEEVSLCYANRSAALYHLQHFQECLSDIDKALKNGYPSHLSHKLEDRRTLCLNYVHEHKKDETCPEKAASAWRSSSNLSPKAAVVSSVEKGRHLVAVERITAGEVTLTDRPYSCVLIPTLEDGEAFGNECRRCHCCLSETLSPVPCDGCSYSRYCSAGCQQEAWEEHHRWECPISADLTVLGVMLQLAFRVTLKAGFKRVQAAREPITDESICLNSDSCPDLLSPPSSHQSEPYLCVFHLLPHLTQHSPSLRFLNAVSVATLYVRLSKIGPPPVSWRPIINASVASSQSPDTPREEGCANWEPELELMGSAILKHMLQLRCNAQAVITLQDKGASDAVVQSSREVRIATAIFPTLSLLNHSCCPNTSLVFSTGSKVGHYGSDVFTDSAEDVCDDEHGARGVRVTVRATKEIPPGQEVLHCYGPHSRRMVTKERQRLLREQYFFLCQCEACTLQKDEAVGRRQLDSEGSRRESGLVCCKCKSSLNMCCGSRNPEYVCSLSSCGVRMSFSDVSRRLQDVRVSLETALQLLEREQTGKALKLLKKTQCQSKEILAENHPLQGELADATARAYATMGDWSNAARELERSAVAVSFQYGEDSIELGQQLFKLTQLHFNGGARGPALSVIPKVRRLLSLHCGPRCPELQELRAMEECLRG, translated from the exons ATGGATCTTCCTTGTGTTCAGTGGCAGGATCACGTTGCACAGAAATGGATCGCTTTGGAATCAGAGTCCAAGCAAAACTTCACGTCCCTGCACGAAATAGATGAAGTATTCAGATTTGCTTTCAATCTGATAAC tgAAGATGACTTGGACTTGGTGCAGTCCATCTCAGCAGCTTTCTCCGTCCACAAAGACtcagaaaaagctgctaaatgtcGAGCCAGCGgcaactgcagctttaagagcaAGAACtacacagcagcagctctgcATTACTCACAG GGCATTTGTTTTGCGCCCCAAAGTTCTGAGGAAGTGTCTCTTTGCTACGCCAACCGATCCGCTGCCCTCTACCACCTGCAGCACTTTCAG GAATGTCTTTCTGACATAGATAAAGCCTTGAAGAATGGCTACCCCTCTCATCTCTCTCACAAACTCGAGGACCGTCGAACACTTTGCCTCAACTATGTCCATGAGCATAAAAAGGATGAAACCTGTCCAGAAAAAGCAGCATCTGCTTGGCGTTCGTCATCAAACCTTAGTCCCAAAGCTGCAGTTGTCTCCAGTGTGGAAAAAGGTCGACATCTGGTGGCCGTGGAGAGAATAACAGCAGGGGAGGTGACCCTCACCGACAGGCCGTACAGCTGTGTCCTCATACCCACGCTGGAGGACGGAGAGGCGTTTGGAAACGAGTGCAGGCGCTGCCACTGCTGTTTGTCTGAGACTCTGAGCCCTGTGCCGTGCGACGGATGCAGCTACAGCCGCTACTGCTCAGCTGGATGTCAGCAGGAAGCCTGGGAGGAACATCACAGATGGGAGTGTCCAATTAGTGCAGATCTGACAGTTTTGGGGGTGATGCTGCAACTCGCCTTCAGGGTGACATTGAAGGCGGGGTTTAAAAGAGTTCAGGCAGCAAGAGAGCCAATCACAGATGAAAGTATTTGTCTAAACAGTGACTCATGTCCAGATCTACTCAGTCCTCCATCCTCACACCAAAGTGAGCCTTACCTGTGTGTCTTTCACTTACTGCCCCACCTCACACAGCACAGCCCCAGTTTGCGTTTCCTGAACGCCGTCTCAGTAGCAACGCTCTATGTGAGGCTCAGCAAAATTGGGCCACCGCCTGTTTCTTGGAGACCCATTATTAACGCCTCGGTAGCAAGCAGCCAATCCCCAGATACTCCCAGAGAGGAAGGCTGTGCTAACTGGGAGCCTGAGCTGGAGCTGATGGGAAGTGCAATCCTGAAGCACATGCTGCAGCTGAGATGTAACGCACAAGCAGTCATCACACTGCAAGACAAAG GAGCATCAGACGCAGTGGTGCAGTCGAGTCGAGAGGTCAGAATCGCGACGGCCATATTCCCAACCCTAAGTCTGCTCAATCATTCCTGCTGTCCCAACACCAGCCTGGTGTTCAGCACTGGGAGTAAGGTTGGCCATTATGGATCTGATGTGTTTACGGATTCTGCTGAAGATGTTTGTGATGATGAACACGGAGCCCGTGGAGTCAGAGTAACAGTCAGGGCTACTAAAGAGATCCCCCCAGGACAAGAGGTCCTGCACTGCTACG GTCCTCACAGCCGTCGGATGGTGACCAAAGAACGCCAGCGACTTCTGCGTGAACAATACTTCTTCTTGTGTCAGTGTGAAGCTTGCACCCTGCAGAAGGATGAGGCGGTCGGACGGCGCCAATTGGATTCTGAAGGCAGTCGACGTGAATCTGGGCTTGtgtgttgtaaatgtaaaagttcCCTCAAT ATGTGCTGCGGCAGCAGAAACCCAGAGTATGTTTGCTCGCTGTCATCGTGTGGCGTCCGTATGTCGTTTTCTGACGTGAGCCGTAGGCTGCAGGATGTCAGGGTCAGCCTGGAGACGGCTCTGCAACTCCTGGAGAGAGAACAAACAG GAAAAGCTCTGAAACTGCTGAAGAAGACTCAGTGTCAGTCTAAGGAGATTCTTGCAGAGAATCACCCGTTACAGGGCGAGCTGGCTGATGCCACAGCCAGGGCTTATGCTACCATGG GGGACTGGAGCAATGCAGCACGTGAGCTGGAGCGTAGCGCCGTAGCCGTTAGCTTCCAGTACGGAGAAGACAGCATCGAACTTGGCCaacaactttttaaattaactCAGCTGCACTTCAATGG CGGCGCTCGGGGCCCGGCCCTGTCAGTCATCCCCAAGGTCAGACGACTCCTCAGCCTTCACTGTGGCCCCCGCTGCCCTGAGTTACAGGAACTGAGGGCCATGGAGGAATGTCTGAGGGGATAG